The genomic window GCCCAGGAAGCCGCCCAGGAAGCCGCCGCGCGCCGCGCGCCGCAGGAACTGGTGAAGGTGCCGGCGCAGTTGCTCGAAGGCCTGGTCAACCTCGCCGGTGAGACCTCGATCTTCCGTGGCCGCGTCGAGCAGCAGGTGAGCGACGTCGGTTCGACCCTGGGCGAGATGGACGCCACCATCGAGCGGGTGCGCGACCAACTGCGCCGCCTCGATACCGAAACCCAGGCGCAGATCCTCTCGCGCCACCAGGCCGACGCCGAGCGCGCCGGCTACGAGGACTTCGACCCGCTGGAAATGGACCGCTACTCGCAACTGCAGCAGCTCTCCCGCGCGCTGTTCGAGTCCGCGTCCGACCTGTTCGACCTCAAGGAAACCCTGGCCGCGAAGAACCGCGATGCCGAGACCCTGCTGCTGCAACAGGCGCGGGTCAACACCGAGCTGCAGGAAGGCCTGATGCGCACCCGCATGGTGCCCTTCGACCGCCTGGTGCCGCGCCTGCGGCGGATCGTCCGCCAGGTGGCGAGCGAACTGGGCAAGCAGGTGGAGTTCGTCGTCAGCAACGCCGAAGGCGAGATGGACCGCACCGTGCTGGAACGGATCGTCGCCCCGCTGGAGCACATGCTGCGCAACGCGGTCGACCACGGCATCGAGTCCGGCGAGGCGCGCCGCATCGCCGGCAAGCCCGAGCAGGGCACCATCCGCCTGACCCTGGGCCGCGAGGGCGGCGACATCCTCCTGACCCTGGCCGACGACGGCGCCGGCATCCGCCTGGACGCCGTGCGCCGCAAGGCCATCGAGCGCGGGCTGATGGCCGAGGACAGCGAGCTGAACGACCACGAGGTGCTGCAGTTCATCCTCGAGGCCGGCTTCAGCACCGCCGAGAAGGTCACGCAGATTTCCGGCCGTGGCGTGGGCATGGACGTGGTGAACTCCGAGGTGAAGCAGCTCGGCGGCTCCATGAGCATCCATTCGCGCGTCGGCGAAGGCACCCGCTTCGACATCCGCCTGCCGTTCACCGTGTCGGTGAACCGCGCGCTGATGGTGCTCTCCGGCGAGGACCTGTACGCCCTGCCGCTGAACACCATCGAAGGTATCGTGCGCGTCTCGCCGTACGAGCTGGAAGCCCTCTACGAGCAGGCCGCCGCCGACGAATCCGGCGCCGCGCCGCGCTTCGAGTACGCCGGCCAGAGCTACGAACTGAAATACCTGGGCGACCTGCTCAACAACGGCCAGCATCCCAAGCTGGTCGGCCAGTCGCTGCCGCTGCCGGTGATCCTGGTGCGCTCGGCGGACCACGCCGTGGCGGTGCAGGTGGATGCCCTGGCCGGCTCGCGCGAGATCGTGGTGAAGAGCCTCGGCGCGCAGTTCGCCGGCGTCAGCGGCATCTCCGGTGCGACCATCCTCGGTGACGGTCGCGTGGTGGTGATTCTCGACCTGCTGGCGACCATCCGCGTGCTGCACGCGCAGCATGTCCAGCACGCTCCGCGCCGCCAACTGGCCGGCCCGGCCGCGGCGGACGTCGAGCACCAGCGCCCGACCCTGGTCATGGTGGTGGACGACTCGGTCACCGTGCGCAAGGTCACCAGCCGCCTGCTGGAGCGCAACGGCATGAACGTGCTCACCGCCAAGGACGGGGTGGACGCCATCGCCCAGCTGCAGGAACACAAGCCCGACATCATGCTGCTGGACATCGAGATGCCGCGCATGGACGGCTTCGAGGTGGCCACTCTGGTGCGCCACGATGAACAGCTGAAGGACCTGCCGATCATCATGATTACCTCCCGTACCGGCGAGAAGCACCGCGACCGTGCCCTGGCCATCGGCGTCAACCAGTACCTGGGCAAGCCGTACCAGGAATCCGAGCTGCTGGAGAACATCCAGAAGCTGGTGAAGGCCCATGTCTGAGCAGAGCACGCCGCGGATCGCGGTGATTGCCGACACCTCCCTGCAGCGCCACGTGCTGGCCCAGGCCCTGGCCGGCCATGGCTACCAGGTGGTGCTCAACGCCGACCCGGCGCGCCTGGAAAGCGAGCAGCTGGACGCCTGCGAGACCGACCTGTGGCTGGTGGACCTGGCACAGCAGGAAGACTCGCCGCTGGTGGACAACCTGCTGGAACAGTCGCGGGTCCCCGTGCTGTTCGGCGAGGGGCATGCACCGGAGCGGCATTCCGAACATTACCCGCGCTGGGAGCGCCGGCTGGTGTCCAAGCTGCGCAAGCTGGTGGGCGACCCCAGCGCCGGCGTCGGCCGCAGCCTGGCCGCCCTGCTCGACGAAGCGCAGCGCCCGAACCGCGTGGCGCTGCCCGAGGATCTCGCCGCTTCGCCACTGAAGGCCGGCGAACCGGCGGCGCAGGTCTGGCTGCTGGCTGCTTCGCTGGGTGGCCCGGCGGCGGTGAAGACCTTCCTCGATGCGCTGCCCGGCGGCCTGCCGGTGGGCTTCCTGTATGCCCAGCACATCGATGCGTCGTTCGAGGCGAACCTGCCGCAAGCGGTCGGCCGCCACAGCCAGTGGCACGTCAACACCGTGCGCGACGGTGACCCGGTGCGCTGCGGCGAAGTCGTCGTGGTGCCGATCGCCCGCGAGCTGGGCTTCGACGATTCGGCGCGGATGCACGTGCAGGATCGTGGCTGGCCGGAACCCTACAGCCCGTCCATCGACCAGATGATGCTCAACCTCGCCCAGCAGTACGGCGAGCGCTGCGGCGTGATCGTGTTCAGCGGCATGTGCAGCGACGGCAGTGCCGCCGCGGCCTACGTGCGCCGCCAGGGCGCGCCGATCTGGACCCAGCGCGCCGACAGCTGCGCCTGTTCGAGCATGCCCGACAGCCTGCGCGAGGGCGGCTACAGCACCTTCTCCGGCGACCCGCGCGAACTCGCGGCGGCGCTGGTCAATCACCTCGCCGAGCAATGCGTCGGCGCAGTCACGCAGTGAGATAAGGCCCGATGAGTGATCTTCCCATCGCCAATGCCAGCACCGCCGTTGCCCATGGCGCCGCGGCCAACGCCGCCCCCGGCAGCCTGACGGCCCTGCTGGTGCCGCTGGCCGACCGCAACCTGCTGCTGCCCAACGTGGCGGTGGCCGAGCTGATCACCTACCGCGCGCCGCACCCGGTGGACGGCCTGCCGTCGTGGTACCTGGGCCAGGTGGCCTGGCGCGACCTGCGCCTGCCGCTGCTGTCCTTCGAGGCGGCCTCCGACGGTCAGGCCGAAGTCAGCCCCGGTGCACGGGTGATCGTGGTCAACGCCCTGGGCGGGCGGCCCAACGTGAAGTTCTTCGCCCTGCTGGTGCAGGGCATCCCGCGCTCGGTGAAAGTTGGCGGCGACCTCAAGCGCGCCGACGTGGCGCTGGCGCCGCTGGAGCTGGACGCGGTGGACCTGGGCGACGCCCAGGCGCGCATCCCCGACCTGGTCGCGCTGGAACAGAAGCTGGCCGACTCCGGCCTGATCTGAGCCCGCCATGAGCGCTGGCCTGCGCCTCGCCCAGCTGGGGGAGCAACCCGGCTTCGAGGTGGCCGGCGCCACCCTCGGCGGCCATCGCTTCGAACGCCACAGCCACGACGAATTCGTCATCAGCGCCAACCTGCGCGGCGAGGA from Pseudomonas sp. GCEP-101 includes these protein-coding regions:
- a CDS encoding chemotaxis protein CheB, producing MSEQSTPRIAVIADTSLQRHVLAQALAGHGYQVVLNADPARLESEQLDACETDLWLVDLAQQEDSPLVDNLLEQSRVPVLFGEGHAPERHSEHYPRWERRLVSKLRKLVGDPSAGVGRSLAALLDEAQRPNRVALPEDLAASPLKAGEPAAQVWLLAASLGGPAAVKTFLDALPGGLPVGFLYAQHIDASFEANLPQAVGRHSQWHVNTVRDGDPVRCGEVVVVPIARELGFDDSARMHVQDRGWPEPYSPSIDQMMLNLAQQYGERCGVIVFSGMCSDGSAAAAYVRRQGAPIWTQRADSCACSSMPDSLREGGYSTFSGDPRELAAALVNHLAEQCVGAVTQ
- a CDS encoding chemotaxis protein CheW; the protein is MSDLPIANASTAVAHGAAANAAPGSLTALLVPLADRNLLLPNVAVAELITYRAPHPVDGLPSWYLGQVAWRDLRLPLLSFEAASDGQAEVSPGARVIVVNALGGRPNVKFFALLVQGIPRSVKVGGDLKRADVALAPLELDAVDLGDAQARIPDLVALEQKLADSGLI